One window from the genome of Palaemon carinicauda isolate YSFRI2023 chromosome 24, ASM3689809v2, whole genome shotgun sequence encodes:
- the LOC137618531 gene encoding 110 kDa antigen-like produces the protein MDTKQTLDPKWTMDPKTDPESKTDYGSKKTLDSKQTLDPKTDPESKTDYGSKTYPESKTDPGSKTDPGSKTEPGFKTNLGSKTDPGSKTYPGSKTDFGSKTDPESKTDFGSKTDPGSKTFPGSKTFPGSKTDFGSKTDPDPKRTLDPQQTSDPKRTLDPQQTSDPKRTLDPKQNLDPKQTLDPKQTLDPKQTMDPKQTLDSKRTLDPKTDPEFKTDYGYKTNPGSKTDHGSKNRP, from the coding sequence ATGGATACAAAACAAACCCTGGATCCAAAATGGACCATGGATCCAAAAACAGACCCTGAATCCAAAACAGACTATGGATCCAAAAAAACCCTGGATTCAAAACAGACCCTGGATCCAAAAACAGACCCTGAATCCAAAACAGACTATGGATCCAAAACATACCCTGAATCCAAAACGGACCCTGGATCCAAAACAGACCCTGGATCCAAAACAGAACCTGGATTCAAAACAAACCTTGGATCCAAAACAGACCCTGGATCCAAAACGTATCCTGGATCCAAAACGGACTTCGGATCCAAAACAGACCCTGAATCCAAAACAGACTTCGGATCCAAAACTGACCCTGGATCCAAAACGTTCCCGGGATCCAAAACGTTCCCTGGATCCAAAACAGACTTCGGATCCAAAACGGACCCGGATCCAAAACGGACCCTGGATCCACAACAGACTTCGGATCCAAAACGGACCCTGGATCCACAACAGACTTCGGATCCAAAACGGACCCTGGATCCAAAACAGAACCTGGATCCAAAACAAACCTTGGATCCAAAACAGACCCTGGATCCAAAACAGACTATGGATCCAAAACAAACCCTGGATTCAAAACGGACCCTGGATCCAAAAACAGACCCTGAATTCAAAACAGACTATGGATACAAAACAAACCCTGGATCCAAAACGGACCATGGATCCAAAAACAGACCCTGA
- the LOC137618532 gene encoding collagen alpha-2(VI) chain-like gives MDTKQTLDPKWTMDPKTDPESKTDYGSKKTLDSKQTLDPKTDPESKTDYGSKTYPESKTDPGSKTDPGSKTEPGFKTNLGSKTDPGSKTYPGSKTDFGSKTDPESKTDFGSKTDPGSKTFPGSKTFPGSKTDFGSKTDPGSTTDFGSKTDPGYTTDFGSKMDPGSKTDFGSKTDPGSKTDFGSKMDLGSKTDPGSKTDLGSKTDPGSNTWPKIPERLEIPEDLTLTK, from the coding sequence ATGGATACAAAACAAACCCTGGATCCAAAATGGACCATGGATCCAAAAACAGACCCTGAATCCAAAACAGACTATGGATCCAAAAAAACCCTGGATTCAAAACAGACCCTGGATCCAAAAACAGACCCTGAATCCAAAACAGACTATGGATCCAAAACATACCCTGAATCCAAAACGGACCCTGGATCCAAAACAGACCCTGGATCCAAAACAGAACCTGGATTCAAAACAAACCTTGGATCCAAAACAGACCCTGGATCCAAAACGTATCCTGGATCCAAAACGGACTTCGGATCCAAAACAGACCCTGAATCCAAAACAGACTTCGGATCCAAAACTGACCCTGGATCCAAAACGTTCCCGGGATCCAAAACGTTCCCTGGATCCAAAACAGACTTCGGATCCAAAACGGACCCTGGATCCACAACAGACTTCGGATCCAAAACGGACCCTGGATACACAACAGACTTCggatccaaaatggaccctggatcCAAAACAGACTTCGGATCCAAAACAGACCCTGGATCCAAAACAGACTTCGGATCCAAAATGGACCTTGGATCCAAAACAGACCCTGGATCCAAAACGGACCTTGGATCCAAAACGGACCCTGGATCCAATAC